One genomic window of Mesoplodon densirostris isolate mMesDen1 chromosome 14, mMesDen1 primary haplotype, whole genome shotgun sequence includes the following:
- the KANSL3 gene encoding KAT8 regulatory NSL complex subunit 3 isoform X2 produces MNECERHVIFARTDADAPPPPEDWEEHVNRTGWTMAQNKLFNKILKALQSDRLARLANEGACNEPVLRRVAVDKCARRVRQALASVSWDTKLVQWLHTTLVETLSLPMLAAYLDALQTLKGKIPTLIDRMLVSSNTKTGAAGAEALSLLLKRPWDPAVGVLSHNKPSKLPGSPLILIASSGPSSSVFPTSRRHRFWQSQLSCLGKVIPVATHLLNNGSGVGVLQCLEHMIGAVRSKVLEIHSHFPHKPIILIGWNTGALVACHVSVMEYVTAVVCLGFPLLTVDGPRGDVDDPLLDMKTPVLFVIGQNSLQCHPEAMEDFREKIRAENSLVVVGGADDNLRISKAKKKSEGLTQSMVDRCIQDEIVDFLTGVLTRAEGHVGSEPRDQDAEKKKKPRDVARRDLAFEVSERGSRPASPAAKLPASPSGSEDLSSVSSSPTSSPKTKVTTVASAQKSSQIGSTQLLKRHVQRTEAVLTHKQAQVPVSSEQTEEAEKEDLRVQLKRHHPSSPLPGSKTSKRPKIKVSLISQGDTAGGPCTPSQGGAPEAAGGKSITMTLGQASAGAKELTGLLTTTKSSAAEGGVSASPASSVVSSSTAPSALHTLQSRLVATSPGSSLPGAASASSLLQGLSFSLQDISSKTSGLPANPSPGPAPQATSVKLPTPMQSLGAITTGTSTIVRTIPVATTLSSLGATPGGKPTAIHQLLTNGGLAKLASSLPGLAQISNQASGLKVPTTITLTLRGQPSRITTLSPMGSGAAPSEEPTSQALPSSSQRLPPAP; encoded by the exons GACTGGCTGGACAATGGCCCAGAACAAGCTATTCAACAAGATCCTCAAAGCCCTGCAGTCTGATCGGCTTGCCCGCTTGGCCAACGAAGGG GCTTGTAACGAGCCAGTGCTGCGCCGTGTTGCCGTGGACAAGTGTGCGAGGAGAGTGCGGCAAGCTCTGGCGAGTGTGAGCTGGGACACCAAGCTGGTCCAGTGGCTGCACACCACCCTGGTGGAGACCTTGAGTCTGCCCATGCTGGCCGCCTACCTGGATGCTTTGCAGACACTGAAAGGGAAG ATCCCTACCTTGATTGACCGGATGCTCGTGTCGTCCAACACGAAGACCGGGGCCGCTGGAGCCGAGGCCTTGTCCCTCCTCCTGAAGCGGCCCTGGGACCCCGCTGTGGGAGTGCTCTCTCATAACAAACCA AGCAAACTCCCCGGCTCTCCTCTCATTCTCATTGCCTCCTCCGGGCCCTCCAGCTCCGTGTTCCCCACCTCGCGCCGCCACCGCTTCTGGCAGTCTCAGCTGTCCTGCTTAGGCAAG GTCATCCCTGTTGCCACGCATCTGCTGAACAATGGCAGTGGCGTAGGAGTTCTGCAGTGCCTGGAGCACATGATTGGGGCCGTGCGAAGCAAAGTGCTGGAG ATTCACAGCCATTTCCCCCACAAACCCATTATCTTGATTGGCTGGAATACAGGAGCCTTGGTGGCCTGTCAC GTGTCGGTGATGGAATACGTCACTGCAGTTGTCTGCCTTGGGTTTCCTCTGCTTACCGTGGATGGCCCCAGAGGG GATGTGGATGATCCCCTCTTGGATATGAAGACTCCAGTCCTCTTTGTCATTGGTCAGAATTCCCTGCAGTGTCACCCTGAAGCCATGGAGGACTTCCGGGAGAAGATTCGGGCTGAGAACAGCTTGGTGGTGGTTGGGGGAGCTGATGATAATCTCAG AATAAGCAAAGCAAAGAAGAAATCGGAAGGGTTGACTCAGAGCATGGTGGACAGATGTATTCAG GATGAGATTGTGGACTTCCTGACTGGAGTGCTCACTCGCGCGGAGGGGCATGTGGGCTCTGAGCCTCGGGATCAGGATgctgagaagaagaagaagccccGGGACGTGGCCCGCAGAGACCTGGCCTTTGAGGTCTCTGAGCGGGGCAGTCGACCTGCGTCACCAGCTGCCAAGCTACCTGCCTCACCCTCAGGCTCGGAG GATCTCTCCAGTGTGTCCAGCAGCCCCACCTCCAGTCCCAAGACCAAGGTGACCACAGTGGCCTCTGCCCAGAAGTCCAGTCAGATCGGAAGCACTCAGCTGCTGAAGAGACATGTGCAGCGGACAGAGGCTGTGCTGACCCACAAACAAGCTCAAG TTCCTGTTTCATCAGAACAAACGGAGGAAGCCGAGAAAGAGGATCTCAGGGTCCAGCTGAAGCGGCACCATCCCTCCAGTCCTCTTCCTGGCAGTAAGACCTCCAAGCGGCCGAAGATCAAGGTGTCCCTTATCTCCCAAGGGGACACAGCTGGAGGGCCTTGTACTCCTTCCCAAGGAGGAGCTCCAGAAG CCGCAGGAGGGAAGTCCATCACCATGACACTGGGGCAAGCTTCCGCAGGGGCCAAGGAGCTCACAGGGCTTCTCACCACAACCAA GTCAAGTGCTGCTGAAGGGGGAGTCTCAGCCAGCCCGGCGTCCTCAGTGGTCTCTAGCAGCACTGCTCCCAGTGCCTTGCACACACTCCAGAGCCGCCTGGTGGCCACCTCTCCTGGCAGCTCCCTCCCAG GGGCCGCATCAGCCAGCAGCCTCCTCCAAGGCCTCAGCTTCAGCTTGCAGGATATCAGCAGCAAGACCTCTGGCCTCCCAGCAAACCCCTCTCCTGGGCCAGCCCCACAG GCCACCAGTGTGAAGTTGCCCACCCCCATGCAGAGCCTGGGTGCCATCACCACGGGCACCAGCACCATTGTCCGTACCATTCCTGTGGCCACCACTCTCTCCTCCTTGGGTGCCACTCCTGGTGGGAAGCCCACAGCCATCCACCAGCTGCTGACCAATGGGGGCCTCGCCAAGTTGGCAAGCAGCCTTCCTGGCCTGGCTCAGATCTCTAACCAAGCCTCAG gcTTGAAGGTCCCCACCACCATCACGCTGACACTACGTGGCCAGCCCAGCCGAATCACCACACTGAGCCCCATGGGCTCAGGAGCAGCCCCATCAGAAGAGCCCACCTCCCAGGCGCTGCCCTCCAGCTCACAG
- the KANSL3 gene encoding KAT8 regulatory NSL complex subunit 3 isoform X3, which yields MRFWRRPSPISNRLTNHLFRTGWTMAQNKLFNKILKALQSDRLARLANEGACNEPVLRRVAVDKCARRVRQALASVSWDTKLVQWLHTTLVETLSLPMLAAYLDALQTLKGKIPTLIDRMLVSSNTKTGAAGAEALSLLLKRPWDPAVGVLSHNKPSKLPGSPLILIASSGPSSSVFPTSRRHRFWQSQLSCLGKVIPVATHLLNNGSGVGVLQCLEHMIGAVRSKVLEIHSHFPHKPIILIGWNTGALVACHVSVMEYVTAVVCLGFPLLTVDGPRGDVDDPLLDMKTPVLFVIGQNSLQCHPEAMEDFREKIRAENSLVVVGGADDNLRISKAKKKSEGLTQSMVDRCIQDEIVDFLTGVLTRAEGHVGSEPRDQDAEKKKKPRDVARRDLAFEVSERGSRPASPAAKLPASPSGSEDLSSVSSSPTSSPKTKVTTVASAQKSSQIGSTQLLKRHVQRTEAVLTHKQAQVPVSSEQTEEAEKEDLRVQLKRHHPSSPLPGSKTSKRPKIKVSLISQGDTAGGPCTPSQGGAPEAAGGKSITMTLGQASAGAKELTGLLTTTKSSAAEGGVSASPASSVVSSSTAPSALHTLQSRLVATSPGSSLPGAASASSLLQGLSFSLQDISSKTSGLPANPSPGPAPQATSVKLPTPMQSLGAITTGTSTIVRTIPVATTLSSLGATPGGKPTAIHQLLTNGGLAKLASSLPGLAQISNQASGLKVPTTITLTLRGQPSRITTLSPMGSGAAPSEEPTSQALPSSSQRLPPAP from the exons GACTGGCTGGACAATGGCCCAGAACAAGCTATTCAACAAGATCCTCAAAGCCCTGCAGTCTGATCGGCTTGCCCGCTTGGCCAACGAAGGG GCTTGTAACGAGCCAGTGCTGCGCCGTGTTGCCGTGGACAAGTGTGCGAGGAGAGTGCGGCAAGCTCTGGCGAGTGTGAGCTGGGACACCAAGCTGGTCCAGTGGCTGCACACCACCCTGGTGGAGACCTTGAGTCTGCCCATGCTGGCCGCCTACCTGGATGCTTTGCAGACACTGAAAGGGAAG ATCCCTACCTTGATTGACCGGATGCTCGTGTCGTCCAACACGAAGACCGGGGCCGCTGGAGCCGAGGCCTTGTCCCTCCTCCTGAAGCGGCCCTGGGACCCCGCTGTGGGAGTGCTCTCTCATAACAAACCA AGCAAACTCCCCGGCTCTCCTCTCATTCTCATTGCCTCCTCCGGGCCCTCCAGCTCCGTGTTCCCCACCTCGCGCCGCCACCGCTTCTGGCAGTCTCAGCTGTCCTGCTTAGGCAAG GTCATCCCTGTTGCCACGCATCTGCTGAACAATGGCAGTGGCGTAGGAGTTCTGCAGTGCCTGGAGCACATGATTGGGGCCGTGCGAAGCAAAGTGCTGGAG ATTCACAGCCATTTCCCCCACAAACCCATTATCTTGATTGGCTGGAATACAGGAGCCTTGGTGGCCTGTCAC GTGTCGGTGATGGAATACGTCACTGCAGTTGTCTGCCTTGGGTTTCCTCTGCTTACCGTGGATGGCCCCAGAGGG GATGTGGATGATCCCCTCTTGGATATGAAGACTCCAGTCCTCTTTGTCATTGGTCAGAATTCCCTGCAGTGTCACCCTGAAGCCATGGAGGACTTCCGGGAGAAGATTCGGGCTGAGAACAGCTTGGTGGTGGTTGGGGGAGCTGATGATAATCTCAG AATAAGCAAAGCAAAGAAGAAATCGGAAGGGTTGACTCAGAGCATGGTGGACAGATGTATTCAG GATGAGATTGTGGACTTCCTGACTGGAGTGCTCACTCGCGCGGAGGGGCATGTGGGCTCTGAGCCTCGGGATCAGGATgctgagaagaagaagaagccccGGGACGTGGCCCGCAGAGACCTGGCCTTTGAGGTCTCTGAGCGGGGCAGTCGACCTGCGTCACCAGCTGCCAAGCTACCTGCCTCACCCTCAGGCTCGGAG GATCTCTCCAGTGTGTCCAGCAGCCCCACCTCCAGTCCCAAGACCAAGGTGACCACAGTGGCCTCTGCCCAGAAGTCCAGTCAGATCGGAAGCACTCAGCTGCTGAAGAGACATGTGCAGCGGACAGAGGCTGTGCTGACCCACAAACAAGCTCAAG TTCCTGTTTCATCAGAACAAACGGAGGAAGCCGAGAAAGAGGATCTCAGGGTCCAGCTGAAGCGGCACCATCCCTCCAGTCCTCTTCCTGGCAGTAAGACCTCCAAGCGGCCGAAGATCAAGGTGTCCCTTATCTCCCAAGGGGACACAGCTGGAGGGCCTTGTACTCCTTCCCAAGGAGGAGCTCCAGAAG CCGCAGGAGGGAAGTCCATCACCATGACACTGGGGCAAGCTTCCGCAGGGGCCAAGGAGCTCACAGGGCTTCTCACCACAACCAA GTCAAGTGCTGCTGAAGGGGGAGTCTCAGCCAGCCCGGCGTCCTCAGTGGTCTCTAGCAGCACTGCTCCCAGTGCCTTGCACACACTCCAGAGCCGCCTGGTGGCCACCTCTCCTGGCAGCTCCCTCCCAG GGGCCGCATCAGCCAGCAGCCTCCTCCAAGGCCTCAGCTTCAGCTTGCAGGATATCAGCAGCAAGACCTCTGGCCTCCCAGCAAACCCCTCTCCTGGGCCAGCCCCACAG GCCACCAGTGTGAAGTTGCCCACCCCCATGCAGAGCCTGGGTGCCATCACCACGGGCACCAGCACCATTGTCCGTACCATTCCTGTGGCCACCACTCTCTCCTCCTTGGGTGCCACTCCTGGTGGGAAGCCCACAGCCATCCACCAGCTGCTGACCAATGGGGGCCTCGCCAAGTTGGCAAGCAGCCTTCCTGGCCTGGCTCAGATCTCTAACCAAGCCTCAG gcTTGAAGGTCCCCACCACCATCACGCTGACACTACGTGGCCAGCCCAGCCGAATCACCACACTGAGCCCCATGGGCTCAGGAGCAGCCCCATCAGAAGAGCCCACCTCCCAGGCGCTGCCCTCCAGCTCACAG